One genomic window of Mesotoga sp. BH458_6_3_2_1 includes the following:
- a CDS encoding AbrB/MazE/SpoVT family DNA-binding domain-containing protein — MELVKAGRSRQVTIPKQIFDSLGLKEGDYVQVEVEEGRIVLTPVAVINKERAKSDFFQLVQRVRTNAESLTEEEIEEEIREALEESRRDK; from the coding sequence ATGGAATTAGTTAAAGCGGGAAGAAGTAGACAGGTCACGATACCAAAACAGATATTCGACTCTCTTGGATTGAAGGAAGGCGACTATGTACAGGTTGAAGTGGAAGAAGGAAGAATTGTTCTTACGCCTGTTGCAGTGATCAACAAGGAGAGGGCAAAGTCAGATTTTTTTCAGTTAGTTCAGAGAGTGAGAACCAATGCTGAGTCTTTGACTGAAGAGGAAATTGAAGAAGAAATCCGCGAAGCATTAGAGGAGTCAAGAAGAGATAAGTGA
- a CDS encoding DUF6922 domain-containing protein, producing the protein MALKLSTKCFWDVDVRELNKEKDKFFIISRVLEYGMMRDIVNLLSEYDSEEIAEVVKRSRIIGLATANFWSLILNIPRSEITRCLEQANFHHGR; encoded by the coding sequence ATGGCTCTGAAGCTAAGTACTAAGTGTTTCTGGGATGTGGATGTTAGAGAACTTAACAAGGAGAAAGACAAATTCTTCATTATTTCGAGGGTTTTGGAATACGGGATGATGCGGGATATTGTGAATCTCCTTTCTGAATATGATTCTGAAGAGATTGCTGAGGTTGTTAAAAGAAGCAGGATAATCGGTCTGGCTACCGCAAACTTCTGGAGTCTCATTCTGAATATTCCTAGATCGGAGATAACAAGATGCTTAGAACAGGCAAACTTTCATCACGGACGGTGA